The Longimicrobiales bacterium genome segment AGGTAGAGGCGCTCCTGCCAGGCCACGTGATCGAGCACCTCGAACGACCGCAGCAGCGACAGCCAGTCCGCTCCGCCCAGCAGGTCCGACGACTGGATCGGGCCCTGGCCCTTGTCCTGGGCCGTCATCGATCCCAGCAGCACTGTCGCCTGCGCGCGATACCTCAACTCCACGAAGCGCCCCGCGTACCAGCCCACCACCGTGCCCACTGCGACGAGCGCCAGGATGATCCACTTGTATCGCAGCACCGCCGCAAGGTAGCGCTTCAGGTTCACACCACCTGCCTGTTCCTCGTCCTGCGGCGGCGGCGGCTGCCAGCCGTCGTAGGGCGTGAGTCCGCCGTCGGGCTCGCCGGGGACAGGCAAATTCCTGTGATCACTCATGGTCCATCATTTCTTTCACGGGAGTGCGTATACCGCTCTATTGCGCCCCTTCGGGCAAACCGCTTGCCGCGGGGCAGCGATGAAGTCCGGCAACGCTTTATGGCGCGCAGTCACGGGCGCGGTCCGCGTTCTATGGCAGGACCGCAACACAAGCACGCCCGAGAGCGTTGCGCCCGCTCTACATATGGGTCCGGCAGGAGGCTTCCGCGCCTGCCGCAAAAACCGCGTTATTGACGCAACGCCAATGGTTTGTTTAATGTTGGGGTCGCGCCACAGTGCGGTCGGTCCTGCCGTTGCATGACCCGAGTGCCGCGGATCCGGACCGGCCGACCCCGCCCCACAGGACCATTGTCAGACTGCTGACGACGCAACGCTTCGTTCCAGGCCGCGGGCGTCGCCGAGGGGAACCGCAATGCTCGAAGATAACAGTGAGCGCGCGCCCGCAGGGGCACGCACGCCACCGCACGCGAACGGCCGCAGCCGCACAGGATGGGACAACGTGAACGCAACAGAGATGCTGTCGCTGACGGACGATGTCAAGAAATCGATCCGTGTCCTGATCGTCGACGACGAGCACACGCTGCGCGAGAGCTGCGCGAGCGTGCTCGGCGTGGAGGGGTTCGACATCAGTGTCTGCGGCAAGGGCATGGACGCGCTGGTCATGCTGAAGCGTCGCCCTTTCGACATCGTGCTGCTGGACCTGCACATGACGCAGGTTTCCGGGATGCAGCTGCTGGAGACCTGTCTCGAGACGCATCCGGACACGATCGCGATCATCATGACGGGGAATCCGAGCGTCGAGTCGAGCATTGCGGCTCTGCGGGCCGGAGCCTGGGACTACCTGCCGAAGCCGTTCGCGGCCAGTCACCTTCAGATCCTGATCGGTCGTGCCGCGCACGCGGTGCTGGTGGGTCGGGAGTCGAAGGCTCTGGAGAGCACGCTCGAGAAGAAACACGGGCACAGCGAGAAGGTCACGCTGCTGGGCAACTCGGTGGCGTTTCAGCGGGTCGTCGCGCTGGCGCGGAAGGTCGCGGCGACGGACGCATCGGTCTTCATCTCGGGCGAGAGCGGGACCGGCAAGGAGCAGATCGCGCAGTTCATCCATCATCACAGCCGGCGCAGCAGCCGGCAGCTGGTGGCGGTCAACTGCGCAGCGCTGCCCGAGGCGCTGCTGGAAACGGAGATGTTCGGTCACGTGCAGGGCGCGTTTACCGGCGCCGTGAAGGACAAGGCGGGCCTGCTCGAGGTGGCCAACGGCGGGACGCTGTTCCTGGACGAGATCACGGAGATGCCGGCGCCGCTGCAGGCGAAACTCCTGCGCGTCATCCAGGACGGCGTCGTCCGACGTCTCGGCAGCACGACGACGGACGCGGTCGTGAATGTGCGTTTCATCGCGGCCACGAACCGCAACCTGCGAAGCGGCGGCAGCGACGATGTGATGCGGCAGGACCTCTACTACCGGCTGTGCGTCGTGCCCATTCATATTCCGCCCCTGCGGGAGCGGCCGTCCGACATACCCGTTCTGGCACAGCACTTCCTCACTCGCTACTGGGCGCAGCACCGTGAGAACGGGGCGCCGGAGCCCACGTTTACCAGCGGCGCGATCGAGTCGTTGCAGGCCCGGGCTTGGGCGGGCAACGTGCGTGAGCTGCAGAACGTGATCGAGCACTCCGTGGTCCTGCTGGAGCCCGGGGCGCAGGTCGGTGTCGAGGATCTGCCCGACATGAGTGGGGGCGGTCCGGCGCCCGCGGCGCGGTCGGCGGGCATCATCGACATGGACGACATGGGCGAAGAGAGCTATCATGGAGTGAGAGAAAAGGTCCTCATGCACTTCGAGCTCGGGTATCTGACCTGGCTCGTCGGTCGGGCCGGTGGGAACATGTCCAAGGCCGCACGCATAGCAGGTGTGGACCGGACGACGCTCTACCGGCTCATGGAGAAGCATGGACTCCAGCGCGACACGATCATCACGAGCAAGTAAGTGCGTGGTTCCGGAACCCCCGCGTAAATCGGCGTCCGTCATTGATCCAGCTCAGGCCCTGCAGGCCGTGGGACTGCTGGCAGGGCCGCATCTTCGCGAAGCGGCGTCGCGCCTGATGGCGGCTCCGCCCGTCGAGCTCGAGATGCTCGGCGACGCGGACCTCGCCCGTCATCTCGTCTGGATACTACAGCCCTCACGCATCATCCCGGCAGCCGATGATGACGAGCACGGCGCCACGCTCGTGCTCCGTCGCCGCATCGTGGACCTGCTGCGCGCCGACATCCTGAAGTCGTGGGCGGACGACCCGCCGTCCTCCACCGAAATGCTCGAGACGCTTGAGCGCCTCGAAGCGGCACGAGCGGCGTGTCAGCCCGTGCTCGAGCAGTCGTTCGCCGCGGAACTGGCCGACCGCGGCGGACTGGGACTGGTCGTCGAGGTCGCGCACGACATGCGCTCGCCGCTCACCTCGATCCTGTTCCTGTCCGAAATCCTGCATCGCGGCCAGAGCGGCACCCTGAACGATGTCCAGAAGCGGCAGGTGGGCATCATCTACAGCGCGGCGCTGGGGCTGGTCGGGATGGCGAGCGACATGATCGAGGTCGCCCGCGGCGGCAAGCACCTCGCCAACGCTACGCCCCAGTCGTTCTCCGTGAACGAAATACTCTCCTCCGTCCGCGACCTGGTCACGCCCACGGCAGAGGAGAAGGGGCTGACGCTGCGCATTGAGCGGCTCTCGTCCGCTCAGCGCCTGGGCCACCCGATCGCCCTGAGCCGGGTTCTGCTCAACCTCACGACCAACGCGCTGAAGTTCACGAACGAAGGCGCCGTCGAAGTCTCGGCCGCCTCCGTCGAGGGCACCCTGGTCGAGTTCTCGGTCCGCGACTCCGGCCCGGGCATTGCCCCGGACGCCCTCGAGACTCTCTACCAACCGTTCCGCCGCGTCCCCAACCGGCAGACCGGCTACGCCTTCTCCGGCACCGGTCTCGGCCTCGCAATCTGCCGTCGCCTCGTCTCCGCCATGGGTGCTGAGCTGGAGCTGGAGTCGAGCGAGGGATGGGGCACCCGCTTCTCCTTCCGGCTCGACCTGCCACCGGCACCGACACTGTAGTCTCCCGGCCTTCCGCCTCCGATATCTGTGGGGGACACCCCACAACAGTCGCCACAGTGCCACGCCCGGAGCTGGTTTTGCCTGCTCGCAAAAACCTCGCATAGTCAACTCCCGCAGCGACTTGGGCGCTGTCCGAAACGGCTGGCGCCGTTGTGCACGCACCATGCTCCAAAGAGGCGCCACGAAACAGCGCTCATTGTGATCGGAACCGTTGCTTCCGGTCGTCAATCGAATATGGAGTTGTCTGCATGGCGAGTACGGCGGAGAGGATGTACCGTCCCGTGTCGGAACTGGTTGCCTCGGATCATGCCTGGGGTAATCGGAGCGAGCTGGTGCTGGTGCGCGATGTCGCAGAGACGAGCCGCGCCGTCCAGGCGCGGCGGCTGCTCAACATCATCGTCGCTGCGGTATCCCTGGTGCTGCTGATCCCGCTCATGATGCTGATCGCGGTCACCATCAAGCTCACGTCGAAGGGCCCCGTTTTCTTCAAGCAGACGCGGGTCGGAGTCGACCGGCGCCACGGCAGCGGCGGCAACTGGCGCCGCAAGGTCGACTACGGTGGCCGTCTTTTCACGATCTACAAGTTCCGCACGATGACGGACGGCAACTCGAGCGCCGAGGTCTGGGCGATGCCGGGTGACGACCGCGTCACGAAGGTTGGGCGCTTCCTTCGTACGTACCGTCTCGATGAGCTGCCGCAGCTGATCAATGTCCTCAAGGGCGACATGAACATCGTCGGTCCGCGTCCTGAACAGCCGCGGATCTTCCTGGAGCTGCGCGACGTGGTGGACCGCTACCACGAGCGGCAGCGTGTTCTCCCCGGGATCACCGGCTGGGCACAGATCAACCAGCCGTATGATCGCAATATCGACGACGTGCGGCAGAAGATCCGCTACGACCTGGAGTATGCGCGCAACGTCTCGGCCGTCCGCGATCTCAAGATCATGCTGAAGACGGTACCGGTGGTGCTGCTCGGCAAGGGCGGCTGGTGAGGACGGTGAATATCACCACGATGGAGCGTCCACCCACCGCCGCACTGGCGGTGGGTGAAGAACAGCGACGCGGCGCGCTGGTCCTGTTGATTACGGGGCTGGCGTTTCTCGTACTTTACTGGCAGCCCATCACGACGCTGGGGCGCGACTGGTGGAATGATCCCGACGCGGGTCACGGGCTTCTGCTCGGCCCGCTCGCGCTCTTCCTGGCGTGGAAGCGTGGCGTCGCGCCCAACGCCGCCCGGCAGCCGATCCTCGGCCTCACCATCATTGTTGGCGCCGTACTGCTCCGCTACGTATCCGGCCTCGCCGCGGAGCTGTTCACCATGCGCATGTCGCTCATGGCTGCCGTGGCCGGGCTCATTATCATGCGCTACGGCTTCCGTCAGCTGCTCCACTGGTGGCTGCCGGTCACGCTGCTGCTGCTTTCCGTGCCGATCCCCGCAGTCGTCATGGGTACGCTCGCGCTGCCGCTCCAGCTGCTCGCGTCGCAGATGGGCGCGGCGATGCTCGAATGGCGCCACATCCCGGTCATGCTCTCCGGCAATGTCATACACATCCCGGGACAGTCGTTGTTTGTTACGGAGGCCTGCAGCGGACTGCGCTCGCTGACGGCGCTGCTGGCGCTGGGCGTTCTGGTCGGCGGACTGTGGCTCAAGTATCCGGTGACGCGGCTGCTCCTGCTCGCCATCACCATCCCCGTGGCGGTGATGCTGAACGGCGTGCGTGTCTTCCTCACCGGTTTCCTCGTGTACTTCGTGGACCCGGCGTTCGGTCAGGGGTTCATGCACATGACCGAAGGCTGGGTCATCTTCGTGCTGGCGTTCGGGATCCTCGGCGCGACCGCCTGGGTCATGACGCAGGGCGAGACACTCTGGGCGTCGCTGCGGCGCGGAGGTACGGCATGACGCGCCTGATGATGTGGGCTCCCGCCGCGATGTTCGGCGTCGGTGCACTGTTCACTGTCGGCATCGATACGCAGCGGGTCATGCCGTTGCGTGAATCGCTCGACACGACGGTGCCCACGGTGATGCAGGGTCGTGTGAGCCGCGATGTCGAAGTGCCGGAGGAGGAGCAGCGCGTTGCCGGCATGAGCAACTACCTGCTGCGCTACTACAACATGCCGCAGGCGGCGAACGCTCCGGGCTACGACTATTCGGTCTACGTGGGCTACTACGAGTCGCAGCGGCAGGGCACGTCGATCCATTCGCCGAAGAACTGTCTCCCGGGCGCCGGATGGGAAGCACTCCAGAATGGCACGCATTCCATTCAGACACCGGCCGGCCGGGCGACCGTGAACCGCTACCTGCTGAAGCGCGGGGCGCAGTCGGCGCTCGTCCTGTACTGGTATCAGGGCCGTGGCCGCATCGAGGCGAACGAGTACCGCGTGAAGTACGATCTGCTCAAGGACTCCGTCCTGCGGCAGCGCAGCGATGAGGCGCTCGTGCGGATCGTCGTCCCCGTCCAGACCACCGAGTCGGATGCTCTCGAGATCGCGACGCGCGTTGCGGCCGAGCTGGCGCCGGCCGTCGATCGGGCACTCCCGCAGTAGAATGGCAACGAACGTGGCGGAATACGGTAGATTTTCCTGGGCCCTGTACCTGATGGGCGCGCTGCTGATCGTGGGCGCGGTCAGCGAGCCGCTGGTGCAGATATTCCCACCCCGCTTCGGCGACGTTGCATGGCGTTTTGGTGCGGCGGGCCTGCTGTCGGCCGCCGTCATCAGCTTCATCTTCGCGCTCGCCGTCCTGATGGGTGCCGCGCTGCTGGGCGGACATCGCAGGACGCTGCGTGTGCTCGGTGTCGTCAACATCGTCACCATGGTGGTGCTGATGATCGCGGCCGCACTCTTTACGCTCGATTTCCTTCAGGTCCGCGGGTCTGTCGATCCTGCCGTTCGA includes the following:
- a CDS encoding sigma-54 dependent transcriptional regulator; translation: MNATEMLSLTDDVKKSIRVLIVDDEHTLRESCASVLGVEGFDISVCGKGMDALVMLKRRPFDIVLLDLHMTQVSGMQLLETCLETHPDTIAIIMTGNPSVESSIAALRAGAWDYLPKPFAASHLQILIGRAAHAVLVGRESKALESTLEKKHGHSEKVTLLGNSVAFQRVVALARKVAATDASVFISGESGTGKEQIAQFIHHHSRRSSRQLVAVNCAALPEALLETEMFGHVQGAFTGAVKDKAGLLEVANGGTLFLDEITEMPAPLQAKLLRVIQDGVVRRLGSTTTDAVVNVRFIAATNRNLRSGGSDDVMRQDLYYRLCVVPIHIPPLRERPSDIPVLAQHFLTRYWAQHRENGAPEPTFTSGAIESLQARAWAGNVRELQNVIEHSVVLLEPGAQVGVEDLPDMSGGGPAPAARSAGIIDMDDMGEESYHGVREKVLMHFELGYLTWLVGRAGGNMSKAARIAGVDRTTLYRLMEKHGLQRDTIITSK
- a CDS encoding HAMP domain-containing sensor histidine kinase; protein product: MGLLAGPHLREAASRLMAAPPVELEMLGDADLARHLVWILQPSRIIPAADDDEHGATLVLRRRIVDLLRADILKSWADDPPSSTEMLETLERLEAARAACQPVLEQSFAAELADRGGLGLVVEVAHDMRSPLTSILFLSEILHRGQSGTLNDVQKRQVGIIYSAALGLVGMASDMIEVARGGKHLANATPQSFSVNEILSSVRDLVTPTAEEKGLTLRIERLSSAQRLGHPIALSRVLLNLTTNALKFTNEGAVEVSAASVEGTLVEFSVRDSGPGIAPDALETLYQPFRRVPNRQTGYAFSGTGLGLAICRRLVSAMGAELELESSEGWGTRFSFRLDLPPAPTL
- a CDS encoding sugar transferase: MASTAERMYRPVSELVASDHAWGNRSELVLVRDVAETSRAVQARRLLNIIVAAVSLVLLIPLMMLIAVTIKLTSKGPVFFKQTRVGVDRRHGSGGNWRRKVDYGGRLFTIYKFRTMTDGNSSAEVWAMPGDDRVTKVGRFLRTYRLDELPQLINVLKGDMNIVGPRPEQPRIFLELRDVVDRYHERQRVLPGITGWAQINQPYDRNIDDVRQKIRYDLEYARNVSAVRDLKIMLKTVPVVLLGKGGW
- a CDS encoding exosortase/archaeosortase family protein; amino-acid sequence: MNITTMERPPTAALAVGEEQRRGALVLLITGLAFLVLYWQPITTLGRDWWNDPDAGHGLLLGPLALFLAWKRGVAPNAARQPILGLTIIVGAVLLRYVSGLAAELFTMRMSLMAAVAGLIIMRYGFRQLLHWWLPVTLLLLSVPIPAVVMGTLALPLQLLASQMGAAMLEWRHIPVMLSGNVIHIPGQSLFVTEACSGLRSLTALLALGVLVGGLWLKYPVTRLLLLAITIPVAVMLNGVRVFLTGFLVYFVDPAFGQGFMHMTEGWVIFVLAFGILGATAWVMTQGETLWASLRRGGTA
- a CDS encoding EpsI family protein translates to MTRLMMWAPAAMFGVGALFTVGIDTQRVMPLRESLDTTVPTVMQGRVSRDVEVPEEEQRVAGMSNYLLRYYNMPQAANAPGYDYSVYVGYYESQRQGTSIHSPKNCLPGAGWEALQNGTHSIQTPAGRATVNRYLLKRGAQSALVLYWYQGRGRIEANEYRVKYDLLKDSVLRQRSDEALVRIVVPVQTTESDALEIATRVAAELAPAVDRALPQ